In Acidobacteriota bacterium, the following proteins share a genomic window:
- a CDS encoding TetR/AcrR family transcriptional regulator, which produces MGIAERKARERQELKQQILDSARWLFVREGYENVSMRKIADRIEYSPASLYTYFKDKDEILDCLCEETFAYLHAHKLAALQEMKGDPLELLKKGMEAYIRFGLKHPDHYTVTFILKSPRRQDPNHCQTRKAQAGQRCFGDMRNIMRRCMDEGKIKGADLEETSQALWAGIHGLTALLITQPGFPFVERERLIKRTIEILIRGVRANGR; this is translated from the coding sequence ATGGGAATCGCAGAGCGGAAGGCGCGGGAGAGGCAGGAACTCAAGCAGCAAATCCTTGACTCGGCACGCTGGTTGTTCGTGCGGGAAGGATACGAAAACGTTTCCATGCGCAAAATTGCTGACAGGATTGAGTATTCTCCCGCAAGCCTCTACACCTACTTTAAGGACAAGGACGAAATCCTGGATTGCCTCTGTGAAGAGACCTTCGCTTACCTGCATGCGCATAAACTGGCCGCTCTCCAGGAAATGAAAGGCGACCCGCTCGAGCTGCTCAAAAAAGGGATGGAGGCCTACATCCGGTTCGGTCTTAAGCACCCGGACCATTACACTGTAACCTTTATTTTAAAGTCTCCGCGCCGCCAGGATCCCAACCATTGCCAGACACGAAAGGCGCAGGCCGGGCAGCGGTGCTTTGGGGACATGCGCAATATTATGCGGCGATGCATGGATGAAGGGAAGATCAAGGGTGCGGACCTGGAAGAAACCAGCCAGGCGCTCTGGGCGGGCATCCACGGCCTTACCGCGCTGCTGATCACTCAGCCCGGGTTCCCATTTGTCGAACGGGAGAGGCTGATTAAGCGGACCATTGAAATCCTGATACGAGGTGTGAGGGCGAACGGCAGGTAA
- a CDS encoding efflux transporter outer membrane subunit translates to MKLKVLLIAALSILLLGCAVGPNYKRPQVPVPQQWTVAPARGTSTIEPGTDDWWASFNDPELNSLVERAVNRNLDLRLALERVQEARAASGIARSGYFPEVDAGVSATRLRGGFNQGVVRAVPPSNNTGKASSLISPFETNVFQGNLSASWELDVFGGTRRRVQASKADIEAQEENRRDVLVMLLGDVGQAYAQLRGYQQRLGIANKNIKTQQETLDLTTARAKAGLATELDVSRAAAQLAATQSVVPTLLAGIDISIHRLGVLLGEEPGALRTELEKTRPIPSAGPDVQVGLPSDLLQRRPDIRRAEAQLAAATARIGEAKAERFPHFFLTGTAGRQATQLHDLTLGLGNFYSVGPGISLPLFTGGRIRSNIKVQSSRERQALISYQSTILNALEEVENALVNYSQEQERRDHLGQAVKQSQLSVHLADEQYRAGLTDFLSVLEAQRDLYTNEDQLVQSQTGVTADLVALYRALGGGWSAGSLISSTRPGQVLGVKNKIAY, encoded by the coding sequence ATGAAGTTGAAGGTCCTGCTCATCGCCGCTTTATCCATTCTTCTTTTAGGCTGCGCCGTTGGGCCAAACTACAAACGTCCGCAGGTTCCCGTTCCGCAACAGTGGACCGTGGCGCCCGCCCGCGGAACCTCAACCATTGAACCGGGAACCGATGATTGGTGGGCGTCGTTTAACGACCCGGAGCTCAACTCGCTGGTCGAGCGAGCCGTGAATCGAAATCTCGATTTGAGGCTGGCGCTCGAGCGGGTGCAGGAAGCCCGCGCGGCAAGCGGCATTGCGCGGTCAGGCTATTTTCCTGAAGTTGACGCCGGCGTTTCCGCGACCCGGCTGCGCGGCGGATTCAATCAAGGAGTGGTCCGCGCGGTGCCGCCTTCAAACAATACGGGCAAAGCTTCGAGCCTGATTTCGCCTTTCGAAACAAACGTCTTCCAAGGCAATTTGAGCGCCTCGTGGGAGCTCGATGTCTTTGGCGGGACCCGTCGCCGCGTCCAGGCATCGAAAGCGGATATCGAGGCCCAGGAGGAAAATCGCCGGGACGTGCTTGTGATGCTTCTGGGCGATGTCGGTCAGGCCTATGCGCAGTTGCGCGGATACCAGCAGCGCCTCGGGATCGCGAACAAGAACATCAAGACGCAACAGGAAACTCTTGACCTGACGACGGCCAGAGCCAAGGCCGGCCTCGCGACCGAACTCGATGTGTCGCGCGCGGCGGCACAACTCGCTGCCACACAATCCGTTGTTCCAACTCTGCTGGCTGGCATCGATATTTCTATTCATCGGCTGGGCGTTCTGCTTGGCGAAGAACCCGGCGCGCTGCGTACGGAGCTCGAAAAGACCAGGCCGATTCCTTCAGCGGGTCCCGACGTTCAAGTCGGCCTGCCCTCTGACCTGTTGCAGCGGAGGCCTGATATTCGCCGTGCTGAGGCGCAGCTCGCGGCCGCTACGGCCCGGATTGGGGAAGCGAAGGCCGAGCGCTTCCCTCACTTCTTTCTTACCGGGACGGCGGGACGCCAGGCCACTCAATTGCACGATCTGACCCTCGGGCTGGGCAACTTCTATTCCGTGGGTCCTGGGATCAGTCTGCCGTTATTTACCGGAGGACGCATTCGCTCCAACATCAAGGTGCAGAGCTCACGCGAGCGCCAGGCCCTGATCAGTTATCAATCAACAATCTTGAATGCGCTCGAAGAAGTTGAGAACGCATTGGTGAACTATTCCCAGGAACAGGAACGCCGTGACCACTTGGGCCAGGCCGTGAAGCAGAGTCAGTTGTCAGTGCATCTTGCTGATGAGCAGTACCGCGCGGGGCTCACCGATTTTTTGTCGGTCCTGGAAGCACAACGCGACCTCTACACCAACGAAGATCAACTGGTGCAAAGCCAAACCGGAGTCACGGCAGACCTCGTTGCGCTCTATCGCGCATTAGGCGGCGGCTGGAGTGCAGGCAGCCTTATCTCCAGTACCCGGCCCGGGCAGGTTCTCGGGGTGAAAAACAAAATAGCCTATTGA
- a CDS encoding ABC transporter ATP-binding protein gives MMTHGTAVTARKLTKVFGHGEGEVHALRGINLEIRKGELTMLVGPSGSGKTTLLSVITGLLNATSGDLVVLGERPAGLSQEDLVLFRRENLGFVFQQYNLIPALTAAENVAVPLLAAGARRQQAVSQGKELLEALGMAHRVRALPSELSGGEQQRVALARALIHEPKLIVCDEPTSALDGRTGHAVMELLSAAAVRPDRAVIIVTHDARIFDFADQVAHMDDGRIITIEKRRKAAARAGNLASMPVMLPQTQSEAESFARGE, from the coding sequence ATGATGACACACGGAACGGCAGTAACCGCACGCAAATTGACCAAAGTGTTTGGCCATGGAGAAGGAGAAGTGCACGCCCTTCGTGGCATCAACCTTGAGATTCGCAAGGGTGAGCTGACCATGCTGGTCGGTCCGAGTGGCAGCGGCAAGACCACGCTGCTCAGCGTCATCACGGGCTTGCTGAATGCCACGTCGGGGGACCTGGTCGTCTTAGGCGAACGCCCGGCCGGCCTGTCGCAGGAAGATCTCGTCCTCTTTCGGCGCGAGAACCTGGGCTTCGTCTTTCAGCAATATAACCTGATCCCGGCCCTGACGGCGGCAGAGAACGTTGCGGTGCCTTTGCTGGCTGCGGGAGCCAGGAGGCAGCAGGCGGTCTCACAAGGCAAAGAACTGCTTGAGGCTCTCGGCATGGCGCATCGGGTGCGGGCGCTTCCTTCCGAGCTTTCAGGCGGGGAGCAGCAGAGGGTGGCGCTCGCCCGGGCACTGATTCATGAACCGAAATTGATCGTTTGCGACGAGCCGACCTCCGCTCTCGATGGCAGGACCGGCCATGCGGTGATGGAGCTGCTGAGCGCGGCGGCGGTCCGCCCTGACCGCGCGGTGATCATCGTCACCCATGATGCTCGCATTTTCGATTTTGCCGACCAGGTCGCCCACATGGACGATGGCCGGATTATTACGATAGAGAAAAGGCGGAAGGCCGCCGCGCGGGCCGGCAACCTTGCTTCAATGCCTGTCATGCTGCCGCAGACGCAATCAGAGGCAGAGTCTTTTGCGAGAGGAGAATAG
- a CDS encoding FtsX-like permease family protein: protein MNYVALKMLVADKAKYFGLIFAIAFASFLLANQVGIFIGIMTRPSSQIQDAVDADIWVMDPQTLYDGEVYPLPDGDLYRVRSVPGVKWAVPLYLGTARAIAPDGKFRTVILMGVDDATLVGVPRKMLVGSIYDLRQPDAAIIDKAGYEYFFPGQPLRAGRTLQMNDRRVLIVGISDASAPFQSLPVIHTRYSQALGYVGRERNLLSFVLAKPDAGLAAKEVCSRIASATGLRARTSREFSWDAFNFYMKNTGIPVNFGITVMVALIVGTVVAGQTFYIFTIENLKQFGALKAIGVTNRRIIGMILLQALVVGSTGYAFGMGMAAAFFAAFVNYGPTRGIILPWQVMAGIAVVVLFVVGLASLMSVRRALVLEPAVVFRS, encoded by the coding sequence GTGAACTACGTAGCTCTCAAAATGCTGGTTGCGGACAAAGCCAAGTATTTCGGCCTGATCTTCGCCATCGCTTTTGCTTCATTCCTGTTGGCCAATCAGGTCGGCATTTTCATTGGCATCATGACGCGGCCGTCCAGCCAGATTCAGGACGCCGTGGATGCTGACATCTGGGTGATGGATCCGCAAACGCTTTACGACGGTGAAGTTTATCCATTGCCGGACGGCGACCTCTATCGTGTGCGGAGCGTTCCCGGCGTGAAATGGGCAGTTCCGCTCTACCTTGGCACGGCTCGGGCGATAGCTCCCGATGGAAAGTTCCGCACTGTAATCCTGATGGGCGTGGACGATGCAACCCTGGTAGGCGTTCCCCGGAAGATGCTGGTGGGCTCAATCTATGACCTTCGCCAGCCGGATGCGGCCATCATTGACAAAGCGGGATACGAATATTTCTTCCCTGGCCAGCCACTTCGTGCCGGCAGGACGCTTCAGATGAACGACAGGCGGGTCTTAATCGTTGGAATCAGCGATGCCTCGGCTCCCTTTCAAAGTTTGCCCGTCATCCACACCCGCTACAGCCAGGCGCTTGGTTACGTGGGACGCGAGCGCAACCTGCTTTCGTTCGTTCTGGCAAAGCCAGATGCCGGCCTCGCCGCCAAAGAGGTATGCAGTCGCATTGCGTCCGCAACGGGATTGAGAGCAAGGACGAGCAGGGAGTTTTCCTGGGATGCGTTCAACTTCTACATGAAAAACACGGGCATCCCCGTGAATTTTGGCATTACGGTAATGGTGGCCCTCATCGTCGGGACGGTCGTGGCCGGCCAGACGTTCTACATCTTCACAATCGAGAACTTGAAGCAGTTCGGCGCTTTGAAGGCCATCGGAGTCACTAATCGCCGGATCATAGGAATGATCCTGCTCCAGGCACTGGTTGTCGGGAGCACGGGATACGCCTTCGGCATGGGGATGGCAGCAGCTTTCTTCGCAGCATTCGTAAACTACGGACCCACACGCGGGATCATCCTTCCCTGGCAAGTCATGGCGGGCATCGCTGTTGTGGTGCTTTTTGTGGTCGGGCTGGCCAGTTTGATGAGTGTTCGGCGCGCGCTTGTCCTCGAACCTGCAGTAGTTTTCAGGAGCTGA
- a CDS encoding biotin/lipoyl-binding protein — translation MKRITPLIAVLALVFAVGAVVAMKPVRHAEPPPFSPPIAKFESSVGAVGLVEANTENINLSCAVSGLVTGVYVQAGDRVQPGQKLFTLDGRDLEADLAVKRAALAAAKANLAKLEEEPRAEDIPPAEARVREAEANLGNAQVQLELIESVHDKRAVREEDVQSRKFAYKAAQAQVADAQSTLALLKAGAWAPDLAIARSDVAHAEAQVKAVETNIDRLTTRSPIAGVVLQKKVRAGQYAQCGPLSEPLMILGSVTPLDVRVDVDEEDSWRVRAGAPAIGSPRGDGAQKISLQFVRFEPFVVPKQSLTGDSTERVDTRVLQVIYRIKEADTPLHVGQQMDVYIQTPAASRAPLKHSDPAPGGVQ, via the coding sequence ATGAAAAGGATCACACCCCTCATAGCTGTCCTTGCCCTGGTCTTCGCAGTGGGTGCAGTGGTTGCGATGAAACCGGTGCGCCACGCTGAGCCGCCGCCCTTTTCGCCTCCCATTGCGAAGTTTGAATCCTCCGTGGGGGCGGTGGGGCTTGTTGAGGCTAACACAGAGAACATCAATCTCAGTTGCGCTGTCTCCGGGCTTGTTACGGGAGTTTATGTGCAAGCGGGCGACCGCGTCCAGCCGGGGCAAAAGCTTTTCACGCTTGATGGCCGCGACCTCGAAGCGGACCTCGCCGTCAAGCGTGCGGCCCTTGCTGCAGCAAAGGCGAACCTGGCGAAACTCGAGGAAGAGCCGCGCGCTGAAGATATTCCGCCAGCGGAAGCTCGAGTGCGCGAGGCAGAGGCAAATCTTGGAAACGCGCAGGTGCAGCTGGAATTGATCGAAAGCGTGCACGACAAGCGGGCGGTCCGCGAAGAAGACGTCCAGAGCCGTAAGTTTGCCTATAAAGCGGCGCAGGCGCAGGTGGCTGACGCCCAATCAACGCTCGCGTTGCTGAAAGCGGGCGCCTGGGCGCCCGACCTCGCCATCGCCAGGTCCGACGTAGCCCATGCGGAAGCCCAGGTGAAGGCGGTTGAAACCAATATTGACCGCCTGACTACGCGTTCGCCGATTGCCGGAGTCGTTCTGCAAAAGAAGGTGCGGGCTGGCCAATACGCGCAATGCGGGCCGCTAAGCGAGCCTCTCATGATTCTCGGAAGCGTCACACCCCTGGATGTCCGCGTGGATGTGGACGAAGAAGACTCGTGGAGAGTCCGGGCTGGCGCTCCTGCGATAGGCTCCCCGCGAGGCGACGGCGCGCAAAAGATATCTCTTCAATTCGTGCGCTTTGAACCATTCGTGGTTCCTAAACAGTCGCTGACAGGCGACAGCACTGAACGCGTGGATACTCGGGTCCTCCAGGTCATTTACCGAATCAAAGAAGCGGACACGCCACTGCACGTCGGCCAGCAGATGGATGTTTATATCCAAACGCCTGCTGCATCGCGCGCGCCCCTTAAGCATTCCGATCCGGCGCCAGGAGGTGTCCAATGA
- a CDS encoding histidine kinase, with protein sequence MPAASHRGTLKLLLGYAVGVGKTCRMLEEAQGLKQQGVDVVIGYFEPHGRKDTIEKTRGLETIPRRKLQYRGSAFEEMDTESILARRPQVCVVDEFAHTNVPGSERAKRWEDVHVLLDSGINVLTNMNVQHLESLNDTVWQFTGVRVRETIPDWVVKQADEVVMVDLLPQALLNRLKRGAVYPEHKAQQALENFFKEPNLVALRELALRQAAHEIDIRHEPPAGPGIQRADSAADRTSSPLSAARPSDRLLIHITGDPSTAALIRRGRRVADFLHAECYAVFVHTVSDFDHLPAPERQTVEKHLNFARNLQIETRVLQGEQVAQALVEFARRHGITQIFLLRPRPTTWPVMLGRNLVQKVVDLARDMQVTIVAERRRG encoded by the coding sequence ATGCCAGCGGCCAGCCACAGAGGCACGTTGAAACTTCTCCTCGGTTACGCCGTCGGGGTGGGTAAAACCTGCCGCATGTTGGAAGAAGCACAGGGCCTGAAGCAGCAGGGTGTGGATGTCGTCATCGGTTATTTTGAGCCCCACGGCCGCAAGGACACCATTGAAAAGACCCGAGGGCTTGAAACCATCCCCAGACGCAAATTGCAGTACCGCGGGAGCGCCTTCGAAGAAATGGATACGGAGAGTATCCTGGCCCGCCGGCCTCAGGTCTGCGTGGTGGATGAGTTTGCGCACACCAACGTTCCCGGGTCAGAAAGGGCCAAGCGATGGGAGGATGTTCACGTCCTTCTGGATAGCGGAATCAACGTCCTGACCAATATGAACGTGCAACATCTGGAAAGCCTGAATGATACAGTCTGGCAATTCACTGGCGTGAGGGTCCGGGAAACGATACCAGACTGGGTGGTTAAGCAGGCAGATGAAGTCGTCATGGTGGACTTGCTGCCGCAGGCGCTGTTGAACCGCCTGAAGCGCGGGGCCGTATACCCGGAGCACAAAGCGCAGCAGGCATTGGAAAACTTTTTCAAGGAGCCGAACCTGGTCGCTTTGCGCGAACTCGCACTGCGCCAGGCGGCGCACGAAATCGACATCCGCCACGAACCGCCTGCAGGGCCCGGAATTCAGCGCGCAGATTCAGCCGCGGATCGTACCAGCAGTCCATTGAGTGCAGCCAGGCCGTCAGATCGCTTGCTGATACACATAACAGGCGACCCCTCGACTGCAGCCCTGATTCGTCGTGGCCGGCGCGTAGCCGATTTTCTGCACGCGGAGTGCTATGCGGTTTTTGTTCATACCGTCTCTGATTTCGATCACTTGCCGGCCCCGGAACGCCAGACGGTTGAAAAACACTTGAACTTTGCTCGAAACCTGCAGATTGAAACGCGAGTGTTGCAGGGTGAACAGGTCGCACAGGCCCTGGTAGAATTTGCCCGCAGGCATGGCATCACCCAGATTTTCCTGCTGCGCCCGCGTCCAACCACCTGGCCGGTGATGTTGGGAAGAAACCTTGTCCAAAAGGTAGTGGATCTCGCCCGCGACATGCAGGTGACGATTGTCGCCGAACGCCGCCGGGGCTGA